A part of Primulina eburnea isolate SZY01 chromosome 10, ASM2296580v1, whole genome shotgun sequence genomic DNA contains:
- the LOC140842892 gene encoding uncharacterized protein — MRFGHKGKLAPSYIGPYGIVERIGTLTYRLDLQQSLSLIHNVFNVSMLRKYEPDPSHILNVEDVELDSSLSHVEHPVQILDRKERQLRSKLIPLVLVQWSRHGREEYTWELEAKMRQEWPHLFKNVMNYAMYSEFPMYYQS, encoded by the coding sequence ATGAGATTTGGACATAAAGGGAAGTTGGCTCCGAGTTATATTGGTCCGTATGGGATTGTTGAGAGGATTGGAACATTGACTTATCGTTTGGATTTGCAGCAGAGTTTGTCTTTGATACATAATGTGTTCAATGTATCTATGTTGCGGAAGTATGAGCCAGATCCGTCTCATATCTTGAATGTTGAGGATGTGGAGTTAGACAGTTCCCTTAGCCATGTTGAACATCCCGTGCAAATTTTGGACCGCAAGGAAAGACAGCTCAGGAGCAAGTTGATTCCACTAGTTTTGGTACAATGGAGCAGACATGGAAGAGAAGAATATACATGGGAATTAGAGGCAAAGATGCGACAAGAATGGCCTCATTTGTTTAAGAATGTAATGAATTACGCGATGTATTCTGAATTTCCTATGTATTATCAGTCGTAA